In Solanum pennellii chromosome 3, SPENNV200, a single window of DNA contains:
- the LOC107014271 gene encoding transcription factor HY5-like, translating into MNEKRIKSDEPRLSLSLKTPFESVNKIPSLEEALNSELEHGQVDPNMNMKKLRRTISNRLSAQRSRMRKTEYIDLLKKEAKDLEERIAFLGRKIEYDKDNNKKLQLENQMLQLQLDNITNKSNLLAVQNEELEAELKRLKEPTEDEEDEEYMDIDQYLNFDNMNFSPSRNDGI; encoded by the exons ATGAATGAGAAACGAATCAAATCCGATGAGCCACGTTTGAGTTTGTCTTTGAAAACTCCATTTGAATCAGTTAATAAAATTCCAAGTCTTGAAGAAGCTCTGAATTCAGAACTAGAACATGGTCAAGTAGATCCCAATATGAACATGAAGAAGTTGAGAAG AACAATATCAAATCGATTGTCTGCTCAAAGGTCTAGGATGAGGAAGACTGAATACATTGATTTGTTGAAAAAAGAGGCCAAAGATCTTGAG GAAAGGATAGCTTTTTTGGGACGGAAAATAGAATATGACAAAGATAACAACAAGAAGCTGCAGCTTGAGAATCAAATGTTGCAATTACAATTGGATAACATCACTAACAAATCTAATTTACTCGCtg TGCAAAATGAAGAGCTGGAAGCTGAGTTGAAGAGGCTTAAGGAACCTACAGAggatgaggaagatgaagagtATATGGACATAGACCAGTATCTCAACTTTGACAACATGAACTTTTCCCCATCCAGGAATGACGGCATATga